In one Cervus elaphus chromosome 9, mCerEla1.1, whole genome shotgun sequence genomic region, the following are encoded:
- the LOC122699886 gene encoding olfactory receptor 7A17-like codes for MYLIAVFGNLLIILVTISDSHLHTPMYFFLSNLSFVDICFTSTTIPKMLQNIQTQSKVITYEGCIIQAYFYIFFAGLDDFLLTVMAYDRFVAICHPLHYTVIMNPWLCGLLVLVSWIMIVLLFYCTSLGVYLSSAATHSSHSSATASVMYTVVTPMLNPFIYSLRNKDIKGALKRVCGIVGIKRPTVLGQMKCP; via the exons ATGTACCTGATCGCTGTGTTTGGAAACCTGCTCATTATCCTGGTCACCATCTCTGACTCCCACcttcacacccccatgtacttcttcctctccaacctgtccTTTGTAGACATCTGCttcacctccaccaccatcccaAAGATGCTGCAGAATATCCAGACCCAGAGCAAAGTCATAACCTATGAAGGCTGTATCATCCAGGCgtatttttacatattctttGCAGGATTAGATGACTTCCTCCTGacagtgatggcctatgaccgctttgtggccatctgccaccccctgCACTACACAGTCATCATGAACCCTTGGCTCTGTGGACTGCTGGTATTGGTATCCTGGATAATGA TtgtcttattattttattgtacGAGCCTAGGGGTGTACCTTAGCTCTGCTGCTACACACAGCTCACACTCAAGTGCAACAGCCTCTGTGATGTACACTGTAGTCACACCCATGCTGAACCCATTCATCTACAGTCTGAGGAACAAAGACATAAAGGGGGCTCTGAAGAGAGTCTGTGGAATAGTAGGTATAAAAAGGCCAACTGTCCTGGGGCAGATGAAGTGCCCTTGA
- the LOC122700872 gene encoding olfactory receptor 7A17-like produces the protein MEPGNDTRISLFLLLGLSEEEELQPLIFGLFLSMYLITVFGNLLIILAISSDHHLHTPMYFFLSNLSFVDICFTSTTIPKMLWNIQTQRKGITYEGCITQMYFHILFAGLDDILLTVMAYDRYVAICHPLHYTVIMSPRLCGLLVLVSWVLFAFYSLLLSLMVLRLSFCPEMQIPHFFCELSQVVQLASSDNFLNNIVMYFAAVLVGGGPFAGILYSYSKIVSCICKITSSQGKYKAFSTCVSHLVVVFLFYFTALGVYLSSGDTHSSHSRTISSVMYTVVTPLLNPFIYSMRNQDIKQSLKRLYLMPSIKDQLY, from the coding sequence ATGGAACCAGGGAATGATACACGAATTTCActatttcttcttctgggactttcAGAAGAAGAAGAACTGCAGCCCCTCATATTTGGGCTCTTCCTCTCCATGTACCTAATCACTGTGTTTggaaacctgctcatcatcctggcCATCAGCTCAGACCACCACCTCCAcactcccatgtacttcttcctctccaacctgtccTTTGTAGACATCTGTttcacctccaccaccatcccaAAGATGCTGTGGAACATCCAGACACAGCGCAAAGGTATCACCTATGAAGGCTGCATCACCCAGATGTATTTTCACATTCTCTTTGCAGGATTAGATGACATTCTCCTGACTGTGATGGCCTATGATCGgtatgtggccatctgccaccccctgCACTACACAGTCATCATGAGCCCCCGGCTCTGTGGACTGCTGGTTCTTGTATCCTGGGTGCTCTTTGCCTTCTATTCCTTGCTACTCAGCCTAATGGTGTTGCGATTGTCCTTCTGTCCAGAAATGCAAATCCCCCACTTTTTCTGTGAACTCAGCCAGGTGGTACAACTTGCCAGTTCTGACAACTTTCTTAATAACATAGTGATGTATTTTGCAGCTGTCCTGGTGGGTGGTGGCCCTTTTGCTGGCATCCTTTACTCATATTCTAAAATAGTTTCCTGCATATGTAAAATCACATCATCTCAGGGGAAGTATAAAGCATTTTCCACCTGTGTGTCCCACCTCGTGGTTgtcttcctattttattttacagcCTTAGGAGTGTACCTTAGCTCTGGGGATACCCACAGCTCACATTCAAGAACAATTTCATCAgtgatgtacactgtggtcacACCCCTGCTGAACCCTTTCATCTACAGTATGAGAAACCAAGATATAAAACAGAGTCTAAAGAGATTGTATTTGATGCCAAGTATAAAAGACCAATTATACTAG